A stretch of Pseudochaenichthys georgianus chromosome 2, fPseGeo1.2, whole genome shotgun sequence DNA encodes these proteins:
- the ptger2a gene encoding prostaglandin E receptor 2a (subtype EP2), whose translation MTTDTDLCHSKHHIDGIMSPLISATMFAAGIFGNVAALVILEIRRRRAMRSGDGWRRSLFHVLITALVVTDLAGTCLVSPLVQLSYARNTTLIGMSPESHSVCSYFGISMTFFSLATMSLLFCMALERCFAIGYPFLYSRHVTKKCAYISIPVVFLLCILFCLLPFAGFGEYVQYCPGTWCFIDMNPMEPEDRVYANLYATLMLVLVLAIVACNGFVVYQLFRMYQRRRRNGGSVMGTTRSNGERKAMSMAEEVEHLILLVFMTIIFIICTLPLVIRVYINSIVGGESHLMDLIALRFISVNSIIDPWVFILLSPSVLHFCWSFICRASLGVSRGSIFKSSMAKENSPANLELCPPTLVYTENFPSGQTL comes from the exons ATGACTACAGATACCGATCTGTGCCACAGCAAGCACCACATCGACGGCATCATGAGCCCGCTGATCAGCGCCACCATGTTCGCCGCGGGCATCTTCGGAAACGTGGCTGCCCTGGTGATACTGGAGATCCGAAGACGCAGGGCCATGAGGTCCGGGGATGGTTGGCGGCGCTCGTTGTTTCACGTCCTCATCACGGCGCTGGTGGTCACGGACCTGGCGGGGACCTGCCTCGTCAGCCCGCTGGTGCAGCTGTCGTATGCGCGCAACACCACCCTGATAGGGATGTCGCCTGAGTCTCACAGCGTGTGCTCGTACTTTGGAATCAGCATGACCTTCTTCAGCCTGGCCACCATGTCGCTCCTCTTCTGTATGGCTCTAGAAAGGTGCTTCGCTATTGGGTACCCCTTCTTGTACAGCCGGCACGTCACCAAGAAATGTGCCTACATATCAATCCCAGTGGTGTTTTTGCTATGTATTTTATTCTGCCTCCTCCCTTTCGCTGGGTTCGGTGAATATGTACAATACTGCCCCGGCACGTGGTGCTTCATCGACATGAACCCTATGGAACCGGAGGACCGGGTGTATGCTAACCTGTACGCCACCCTGATGCTGGTGCTGGTGCTAGCTATAGTGGCGTGCAATGGGTTCGTGGTGTACCAGCTGTTCAGGATGTACCagcggaggaggaggaatgGAGGGTCTGTGATGGGCACCACAAGATCCAACGGCGAACGCAAGGCCATGTCCATGGCGGAGGAGGTGGAGCATCTCATCCTGCTGGTCTTCATGaccatcatcttcatcatctgcACGCTGCCCCTGGTG ATCCGGGTGTACATCAACTCCATTGTGGGCGGAGAGTCTCACCTCATGGACCTGATCGCCTTGCGCTTCATCTCCGTGAACTCTATCATCGACCCCTGGGTCTTTATCCTCCTCTCCCCCAGCGTTCTGCACTTTTGCTGGTCCTTCATTTGCAGGGCCTCCCTGGGAGTCTCCAGGGGATCCATTTTTAAATCATCCATGGCCAAAGAGAACTCTCCGGCGAACCTCGAACTGTGTCCACCGACGTTAGTGTACACCGAGAACTTTCCCTCTGGGCAAACCCTATGA